The proteins below come from a single Metarhizium brunneum chromosome 1, complete sequence genomic window:
- the cmkC gene encoding Calcium/calmodulin-dependent protein kinase kinase encodes MATNTAPSSHGQQVTGLCSPRLIVARVDDNEDTMDRSRPSLPSSFSEPPTLHGYSSPMRQHKRTPSAHREIKETLDARVEFTSDEADGRTYHRINQYVIVEEIGRGSYGAVHRATDQFGTEFAVKEFSKSRLRKRAQSHILRLGPQSSPGQYLPRPRRACGPLSPQLTGLRAGEENDALFLIREEIAIMKKLNHPNLVQLIEVLDDPEEDSLYMVMEMCKKGVIMTVGLDENADPYNDESCRHWFRDLLLGIEYLHAQGVVHRDIKPDNLLLSDDEVLKIVDFGVSEMFDKPENMRISKSAGSPAFMPPELCGKHQEVSGKAADIWSMGVTLYCLKYGKIPFNRPTVLEIYEAIKSDDTCIPDGEDPAFVDLMTVILEKDPEKRITMSQLREHPWVTKGGCDPLLSAEDNCEHIIEPPNELELNRAFTRKMNHLLSMMKAIHKFRTLLARIRARNNTGVVGSSTSLQRLMSEDESFNAADERAKAEEIEALLARRRHLLSQQAEDADKGHAREIGEQEPLLLGIGTGARDAFAWDEATPDVVADSPTAVDFDVYDRAYEEAIKRGMEARPSKKPTMYLTKLVKETDYFKKIENLVGGTVPSPPSPKTEVKKATHVLRDRLPSEPRAKLAEIIDKVALSTPETEKDMEQPGLERQT; translated from the exons ATGGCCACCAATACTGCTCCTAGCTCTCATGGGCAACAGGTTACCGGCTTGTGTTCGCCCCGGTTGATTGTTGCCCGGGTTGACGACAACGAAGACACTATGGACAGATCACGCCCGAGTCTGCCAAGTAGCTT TTCTGAACCGCCTACTTTACACGGTTATTCTAGTCCTATGAGACAGCATAAACGAACCCCTAGCGCGCATAGGGAAATAAAG GAAACTTTGGATGCTCGTGTTGAGTTCACCAGTGATGAGGCTGACGGAAGGACATATCACCGCATCAACCAATATGTTATCGTGGAAGAAATTGGAAGGGGTTCGTACGGCGCTGTGCACCGTGCTACCGATCAGTTTGGCACCGAGTTT GCTGTCAAGGAATTCTCGAAAAGTCGACTGAGGAAACGAGCACAGTCTCATATCCTTCGTCTTGGTCCGCAGAGCTCGCCTGGTCAATATCTTCCACGTCCTCGTAGAGCTTGTGGGCCATTATCACCACAACTGACAGGATTGCGGGCCGGCGAGGAGAATGATGCTTTGTTCCTGATTCGAGAGGAGATTGCCATCATGAAAAAGCTCAACCATCCGAACCTGGTTCAATTGATTGAAGTCTTGGACGATCCCGAAGAAGACTCCTTGTACATGGTAATGGAAATGTGCAAGAAGGGCGTCATTATGACAGTAGGCTTGGACGAGAACGCTGACCCATACAACGATGAGTCTTGCCGCCACTGGTTCCGGGATCTGCTCTTGGGCATCGAATACT TGCATGCTCAGGGGGTCGTTCATCGAGACATCAAGCCTGATAACTTGTTGCTCTCGGATGATGAAGTTCTAAAGATTGTGGATTTTGGTGTTTCGGAAATGTTTGACAAGCCCGAAAACATGAGAATATCCAAATCCGCAGGGTCACCCGCATTTATGCCACCAGAGCTATGTGGCAAACACCAGGAAGTCTCTGGTAAAGCAGCTGATATTTGGTCTATGGGTGTTACTCTCTATTGCCTTAAATACGGCAAGATACCGTTCAACCGCCCAACAGTCCTAGAAATCTACGAGGCTATAAAATCAGACGATACCTGTATTCCTGATGGCGAGGATCCCGCATTTGTGGACCTGATGACGGTTATCCTGGAGAAGGACCCCGAAAAACGGATAACAATGTCCCAATTGAGA GAACACCCATGGGTGACAAAAGGAGGGTGTGATCCTCTTTTGTCTGCCGAAGATAACTGCGAGCATATTATTGAGCCTCCCAATGAGCTTGAGCTGAACCGAGCCTTCACCAGGAAAATGAACCATCTTCTATCCATGATGAAGGCAATCCACAAATTTAGGACTCTGCTGGCGAGAATTCGGGCCAGGAACAACACTGGCGTGGTTGGCTCCTCTACGTCACTTCAGCGTCTTATGTCAGAAGATGAGTCATTCaatgccgccgacgagagAGCCAAAGCAGAAGAAATTGAGGCTCTTTTGGCCCGTCGTCGGCATTTGCTCAGCCAGCAGGCTGAAGATGCAGATAAAGGTCACGCTCGAGAGATTGGCGAACAAGAgcctctgcttcttggcaTCGGCACTGGCGCACGAGATGCTTTTGCCTGGGACGAGGCTACTCCAGATGTAGTGGCCGACTCTCCGACCGCGGTTGATTTCGATGTATACGACCGTGCCTACGAAGAGGCCATTAAACGGGGAATGGAGGCCAGGCCGTCCAAGAAACCCACCATGTACTTGACCAAGCTCGTCAAAGAAACGGACTACTTCAAAAAAATAGAAAATCTGGTAGGAGGGACCGTGCCATCACCGCCCAGTCCGAAAACAGAGGTAAAGAAAGCTACCCATGTCTTAAGGGATAGGTTGCCTTCGGAGCCGAGGGCCAAATTGGCCGAAATTATCGACAAAGTTGCGTTGTCCACCCCTGAGACAGAGAAAGATATGGAGCAACCTGGGCTAGAACGCCAAACGTAA
- the bet5 gene encoding Transport protein particle subunit gives MPVFSFYIFDRHTECIYSKSWLPAQRPSSRITTSASDDAKLIFGTVFSLRNMVRKLGGDDDAFISYRTGQYKLHYYETPANLRLVLLTDTASPSMRNVLHQIYINLWVEYGAYSAASFASFMALVPILSFSLLLTKCASIVVKNPLAPVEHKGGEGVKNELFELGLDQFIRGLM, from the exons ATGCCCGTCTTCTCTTTCTACATATTCGATCGACACA CCGAGTGCATCTACAGCAAGTCATGGCTCCCTGCTCAACGACCCTCCTCGCGCATCACCACCAGTGCTTCCGACGACGCTAAGCTCATCTTTGGAACCGTCTTCTCCCTGCGCAACATGGTCCGCAAgctgggcggcgacgatgacgcctTCATCAGCTATCGCACCGGCCAGTATAAGCTGCACTACTACGAGACACCTGCGAACTTGCGGCTCGTCTTGCTGACGGATACGGCGTCGCCGAGTATGCGCAATGTGTTGCACCAGATATATATCAATCTCTGGGTTGAATATGGTGCGTATTCTGCGGCAAGCTTTGCATCTTTCATGGCCCTGGTCCCCATTCTTTcattttctcttcttcttacAAAATGCGCCTCTATAGTTGTCAAGAATCCTCTTGCCCCTGTTGAACACAAAGGCGGAGAGGGGGTCAAGAATGAACTGTTTGAGCTGGGCTTGGACCAGTTTATTCGTGGTTTGATGTGA
- the PEX3 gene encoding Peroxisomal biogenesis factor 3, with protein sequence MFSSARRWLRNNRTPIAIGVGIVGAGYVATQYVLNKINDARERMSSDRIAKENLRRRFEQNQEDCTFTVLALLPTATSNVLAAMNTEQITYEIQQIKGSTKGLKSGGIESTSPPSIADTTMTEEDGKSMATSASIQSESGIHASQIASPTPFSAAAGQDGQQDGASAPRVSRKTKRQLWDDLTISAVTRAFTLVYTLALLTMLTRVQLNLLGRRSYLSSVVALATGSQQATISLENNDDDNPEQAYGSDFDTNRKYLTFSWWLLNRGWIQVMNRVESAVRTVFGSLSPRDLVSFDRFSDLTMEVRKLVEGSTADERRQTDWLAFLLPPRNEEEEVIRQSGILEDNSMQGGAAAEQSPAALRRLLDETADLIESPSFSHVLTLILDAAFEALVDKKLATEAFELPSQSPFPAPESLELRHSKLILLPKILSVLTRQAHVIGNGVPNEYLQEMETVRALEAFAAVVYSSNWENEIRDEGIMDSAVNISKGEVESQLIQTLEKSQQTGVGESIVMVDSPGGFEDAWEKAVQQKS encoded by the exons ATGTTCTCGTCCGCACGACGCTGGCTGCGCAACAATAGGACGCCCATTGCCATCGGAGTCGGCATCGTTGGCGCCGGATACGTCGCCACCCAATATGTCTTGAACAAGATCAATGATGCGCGTGAGCGCATGAGCAGCGACCGCATCGCAAAGGAAAA CCTACGACGACGGTTCGAGCAGAACCAGGAAGACTGCACATTCACAGTCCTCGCTCTTCTCCCCACGGCTACTAGCAATGTCCTGGCTGCTATGAACACGGAGCAAATCACATACGAGATCCAGCAAATTAAAGGCTCGACAAAGGGCCTGAAGAGCGGCGGCATCGAATCAACAAGTCCTCCCAGCATTGCCGATACGACCATGACCGAAGAAGATGGCAAGAGCATGGCTACCTCGGCCAGTATACAGAGTGAAAGTGGGATTCATGCAAGCCAGATTGCTTCCCCTACGCCGTTCTCTGCTGCCGCtggtcaagacggccagcAGGATGGTGCGTCTGCGCCAAGGGTGTCTCGCAAAACGAAGCGACAGCTTTGGGACGACCTGACCATCAGTG CTGTTACTAGAGCTTTCACTCTCGTGTACACGCTTGCCCTTCTCACCATGTTGACCCGCGTCCAGTTAAATCTTCTTGGTCGCCGAAGCTATCTGTCCAGCGTTGTAGCTCTTGCCACCGGTTCCCAGCAGGCTACCATTAGCCTTGAAaacaacgacgacgataaTCCAGAGCAGGCCTACGGCAGTGACTTTGACACCAACCGCAAGTACCTCACATTTAGTTGGTGGCTCCTGAACAGGGGTTGGATTCAGGTCATGAACCGTGTTGAAAGTGCAGTACGAACTGTCTTTGGGAGCCTCAGCCCCCGTGACCTGGTCAGCTTTGATCGATTTAGTGATCTCACCATGGAAGTCCGAAAGTTGGTCGAAGGGTCCACCGCTGATGAGCGAAGACAAACAGATTGGCTAGCCTTCTTACTCCCTCCCCGtaatgaggaggaagaagtcaTCCGCCAATCTGGCATCTTGGAAGACAACTCCATGCAGGGCGGCGCTGCTGCCGAGCAATCACCCGCGGCCCTTCGAAGACTGCTAGATGAGACTGCCGACTTGATCGAGTCACCTTCTTTCTCACACGTTCTCACTCTAATCTTGGACGCTGCCTTCGAGGCACTGGttgacaagaagctggctaCCGAAGCTTTCGAACTTCCTTCCCAGTCACCATTTCCAGCTCCCGAGTCATTGGAGCTCCGTCACTCCAAACTCATTCTGCTTCCCAAGATCTTATCCGTCTTGACCCGCCAAGCCCACGTCATTGGCAACGGTGTACCTAACGAATATCTCCAAGAGATGGAGACGGTGCGCGCATTAGAGGCTTTCGCCGCCGTAGTCTACTCGAGTAATTGGGAAAACGAGATCCGTGACGAAGGCATCATGGATAGCGCGGTAAATATTAGCAAGGGTGAGGTGGAATCACAACTGATCCAAACCCTAGAGAAGAGTCAGCAGACTGGCGTGGGGGAGAGTATCGTCATGGTCGATTCACCAGGTGGATTTGAAGATGCATGGGAGAAGGCGGTGCAGCAGAAATCATGA
- the mug66 gene encoding Meiotically up-regulated 66 protein: MDRQKDPPEFILDVFTDPRSVRDVVKGILHTIFFTRFFPSLTPRTRDVLDLTLPYVDDDELETMIDQRASALERQLDAERSSGVGNHAATNGGGRGQVAIQFFEKRRRKAWLSRGDEEVCWESWTLKVTVAEPRTESERAKVRRAMEQTLLTTVMKIVTFANAHKDHIPPITTQGGNPFPFKINIDQKETGWASRMRIY; this comes from the exons ATGGACCGCCAGAAGGATCCGCCAGAGTTCATCCTCGACGTCTTTACCGATCCCCGCTCCGTCCGGGACGTCGTCAAAG GCATCCTCCacaccatcttcttcacaCGCTTCTTCCCCTCCCTCACGCCCCGCACCCGCGACGTCCTAGACCTCACGCTCCCatacgtcgacgacgacgagctcgaaaCCATGATTGACCAGCGCGCCTCGGCTCTCGAGCGCCAACTCGACGCCGAACGCTCCTCCGGCGTCGGCAACCACGCTGCCAccaacggcggcggacgCGGCCAAGTCGCCATCCAGTTCTTCGAGAAGCGGCGCCGCAAGGCCTGGCTGTCccgcggcgacgaggaggtCTGCTGGGAGAGTTGGACGCTCAAAGTGACTGTCGCCGAGCCCAGAACTGAAAGTG AGAGAGCCAAAGTCCGGCGTGCCATGGAGCAGACCCTCCTCACTACCGTCATGAAAATCGTCACCTTTGCCAACGCCCATAAAGACCATATTCCCCCCATCACCACCCAGGGTGGCAATCCGTTCCCGTTCAAGATCAACATTGATCAAAAGGAAACCGGTTGGGCCTCCCGCATGAGGATCTACTAG
- the sep1 gene encoding Forkhead protein, translated as MARATPFSGPNEPLHIFQDDVFDRSAPMTSHAPMPSVTKPARRPLSSSNSNIVLNPPTTNGMSLSPHKMRSSSPRSPLKASSQGNKLHMVSMAPPMGRAPTTDSLQKRPHLSKFKTGPQRPHIDMLSFGKENIHPQIFPAPPTINLSVENYFQKPHGKRVLMDAPQIKDSRPAKKTKTEEALPPHDSFPPITDDGTKPQHSYAQLIGMAILRSPMRRLTLAQIYKWISDNYSFYNPNDAGWQNSIRHNLSLHKNFIKIERPKDDPGKGNYWGIEPGTEFQFLKEKPTRKSAPTAENLPVMSTRLEPSRPATAPFQEPTLPPPAPMQHSTLPPLPTSQATQPMQQELSSDATIPISDNIGPEDVGDKTADNDLPLESSLYSPLPANMHSSPPVSRHVEARSGTPPPMSRNPASSISRSHKRKFASMDDSGYISSLESSVMRPNQKALLLTSEADRPRLTRGRAEEEIARIRNSSPLSPTKSRSLSLYGPVSSSPLRQSNEHHQTLPPLTPVVTMKPPVRPPPSASPNTNLRIHRDKVRHMLQSPLRRVTGIGEESIPWSPAFNLDDSVYAFDDMGLPSTEFDIFQDFTSMDDHLFPGIGSVDAGSPVKRSAKRARLDRSVSTSALGEISNSAVRKSITSAPLLKVSEHSPSRFLETPSKAFEGMGSPSKLFQQSPSRLASPSKFSAMLELSVDHDWPTLGIDPSDFGSHSNNGNTDFTGLDILQGFEKIGSGSQSSRPQQQQKGSKPSLSRSYSTAF; from the coding sequence ATGGCCAGAGCTACGCCGTTCTCCGGCCCCAATGAGCCGCTGCACATATTTCAAGACGATGTATTCGATCGAAGCGCTCCCATGACGAGCCATGCACCCATGCCTTCGGTTACCAAGCCTGCTCGCCGCCCCCTGAGCAGTTCCAATTCCAACATTGTTCTCAACCCTCCAACAACCAACGGAATGAGCCTGTCACCGCACAAGATGAGATCCTCGTCACCCCGATCGCCATTGAAGGCTTCGTCACAAGGCAACAAGCTGCACATGGTGTCAATGGCACCTCCCATGGGCAGAGCGCCTACGACTGATTCACTGCAGAAGAGGCCTCATTTGTCTAAATTCAAGACAGGTCCCCAGCGACCACACATCGACATGCTTAGCTTCGGAAAGGAGAACATCCACCCGCAGATTTTCCCTGCTCCCCCGACAATCAACTTGTCTGTCGAAAACTATTTCCAGAAGCCCCATGGCAAGCGAGTATTGATGGATGCTCCTCAGATCAAAGACTCGAGGCCGgccaagaagaccaagacggAGGAAGCTCTTCCTCCCCACGACTCATTTCCTCCCATCACCGACGACGGAACAAAGCCACAGCACAGTTACGCTCAGCTCATTGGCATGGCAATTCTTCGATCCCCCATGCGTCGCCTGACTTTGGCACAGATCTACAAGTGGATCAGCGATAATTATTCCTTCTACAACCCCAACGATGCTGGATGGCAGAACAGTATCCGACACAACCTGAGTCTGCACAAAAACTTCATCAAGATAGAGCGACCAAAGGATGATCCTGGCAAGGGAAACTACTGGGGCATCGAGCCTGGCACTGAATTCCAGTTCCTCAAAGAGAAGCCCACCCGGAAGTCGGCACCTACAGCAGAAAATCTCCCAGTCATGTCTACACGCCTCGAACCGTCACGACCAGCGACAGCTCCCTTCCAAGAACCGACACTTCCTCCGCCAGCTCCCATGCAACACTCGACACTGCCGCCCCTACCAACCTCGCAGGCTACGCAGCCCATGCAGCAGGAGCTTTCGTCCGATGCCACGATCCCGATTTCAGACAACATTGGTCCGGAAGATGTTGGAGATAAGACAGCCGACAATGATCTGCCTCTTGAGTCGTCCCTCTATTCTCCATTGCCTGCCAACATGCACTCTTCTCCGCCGGTGTCAAGGCACGTCGAAGCACGAAGCGGTACTCCGCCTCCCATGTCTCGAAACCCAGCGTCCTCGATATCTCGATCTCATAAACGGAAGTTTGCTTCAATGGACGACAGTGGTTACATCTCGTCATTGGAATCCTCCGTAATGCGGCCAAATCAAAAGGCCCTGCTCCTTACTTCTGAGGCTGATCGACCTCGCCTTACGCGTGGTCGTGCTGAGGAGGAAATTGCTCGCATTCGAAACTCATCCCCTTTGAGCCCAACCAAGTCTCGCTCTCTGTCTCTCTATGGTCCCGTTTCATCCTCACCTTTGCGGCAGTCAAACGAACACCATCAGACGCTACCGCCATTGACACCCGTCGTGACAATGAAACCTCCTGTCCGGCCACCTCCATCAGCCTCACCAAACACAAACTTGCGCATTCACCGTGATAAGGTCCGGCATATGTTGCAATCACCACTACGACGTGTGACTGGTATTGGAGAGGAAAGCATTCCGTGGAGTCCCGCGTTCAACCTTGATGACTCTGTGTATGCCTTTGATGACATGGGCCTGCCATCAACGGAATTCGACATTTTCCAAGACTTTACATCTATGGATGACCATCTCTTCCCCGGGATCGGCTCAGTCGATGCTGGTTCGCCCGTCAAGCGTTCAGCCAAGCGAGCTCGATTAGACAGATCTGTCTCCACGTCGGCATTAGGTGAAATATCAAACTCGGCTGTGAGAAAATCGATCACATCTGCCCCGTTGCTCAAGGTCTCTGAGCATTCCCCATCACGTTTCCTTGAGACACCCAGCAAAGCTTTTGAGGGCATGGGCTCCCCATCCAAACTTTTCCAGCAGTCGCCGTCACGGCTGGCTTCTCCAAGCAAGTTCTCTGCAATGTTAGAGCTTTCAGTTGACCATGATTGGCCGACGCTGGGCATTGACCCGAGTGATTTCGGCTCTCACAGCAACAACGGAAATACAGACTTCACTGGCCTAGATATCTTGCAAGGGTTTGAGAAGATTGGATCTGGATCACAGTCTTCAAGaccacagcaacagcaaaagGGCAGTAAGCCATCCCTTAGTCGAAGCTACTCTACCGCCTTCTAA